In Cellulomonas wangsupingiae, the genomic window GGAGCGGGTCGGGGGCGAGGCACTGCGCGACCCCACGCAGAACGGCGCCTGGTCCCCCGCCGAGCTCCGGGCCCTGAGCCTCGAGCTCGCGGAGCTGCTCGCCGAGCTGCACACCCTCGATCCCGCGTCCGTCGGGCTGGGCGACCTCGGCCGACCCGACGGCTACCTCGGCCGCCAGCTGGACCGCTGGGGTCGGCAGTACGACGGCTCGCGCTCGCGCGACCTCCCCGCGCTCGACGCGCTGCAGGAGCGCCTGCGCGAGCACGTGCCCGCGACGGTCCGCACCGGACTCGTGCACGGGGACTACCGGCTCGACAACGCGCTCGTCTCCCGCGCGGGCGGCGTGCACGTGGCGGCGGTGCTCGACTGGGAGATGGCCACGCTCGGCGACGCCGCCGTCGACCTCGGGATGCTCGGCCTGTACTGGGACATCCGCCGGATCGCGCCGCCCGACGGCCTGACCGCGAGCGCGGTCGACCCCGCTGCGGGCTACCCGGAGTTCGCCGAGCTCGCCGACGCGTACGCCGCCCGGTCGGGCTCGTCCGTCCCCGAGCTGTCCTGGTACCGCGCGTTCGCGGCGTACAAGCTCGCGGTGATCCTCGAGGGTGTGCACTTCCGGTACCGCGCGGGCGAGACCGTGGGCGAGGGCTTCGACGCCATCGGCACCCTCGTCCTCCCGTTGGCCGACGAGGGCCTCGCGTGCCTCGACGGCGCGAGCTGAGAGCAGCGGACGTGGACTTCGCCTACGACGAGCGGACCCGGGACGTGTGCACGCGCACGCGCACGTTCCTCGACGAGCACGTCCTGCCCGCCGAGCCGGTGCTCGACGCGCAGGTCGCCGCGACCCCCGACGAGTGGGGTCCGCGCCCGGTGGTCCGCGAGCTGCAGGAGATCGCGCGGGCGCAGGGCCTGTGGAACCTGTTCCTGCCGGGGCCGCGCGGCGCCGGGCTGACGAACCTGCAGTACGCGCCCGTCGCCGAGCTCCTGGGCCGCAGCCCGCGCCTCGGCCCCGTCGCGACCAACTGCGCGGCCCCCGACACCGGGAACGCCGAGCTCCTCGCCTCGTTCGGGACCCCCGAGCAGCAGGAGCGCTGGCTCGACCCGCTGCTCGCCGCGCAGACCCGCTCGGCGTTCTGCATGACCGAGCCCGGCGCCGCGTCGTCCGACGCCACCCAGATCGCGACCCGCATCCGCCGCGACGGCGACCACCTGGTGGTCACGGGTCGCAAGTGGTGGTCGACGGGCGCGATGAACCCCGACGCGACGCTGCTCGTCGTCATGGGGGCGACCGACCCCGAGGCGCCGCGGCACCGGCAGCAGAGCATCGTGCTCGTCCCGCGCGACACCCCCGGCGTGCGGGTCGTCCGCCCGCTGACCGTGCTCGGCTACGACGACCGCGACCACGGCGGGCACGCCGAGATCGCGTTCGAGGACGTGCGCGTGCCCGCCTCGGCGCTGCTCGGCGGTGAGGGCGACGGGTTCGCGATCGCGCAGGCCCGGCTCGGACCGGGCCGCATCCACCACTGCATGCGGGCGCTCGGCATGGCGGAGCGCGCGCTCGACCTGGTGCGCGAGCGCGCCGCGTCCCGGTCCCCGTTCGGCCGGCCGCTCGCCGAGCAGGGCGTCGTGCGGGAGTGGGCCGCGGAGTCGCGCATCCAGGTCGAGGCGCTGAGGCTGCTCGTCCTCAAGACCGCCTGGCTCATGGACACGGTCGGCAACCGCGCGGCGATGACCGAGATCCAGGCGATCAAGATCGCGGTCCCGCGCGCGGTGCAGCAGGTCGTGGACCGCGCGATCCAGGTGTTCGGTGCGGCGGGGCTCAGCGAGGACCAGCCGCTCGCCGCGATGTACGCCGCAGCACGGTCGCTGCGGATCGCCGACGGGCCCGACGAGGTCCACCTCTCCTCGCTCGGGAAGGCCGAGCTCCGCCCGCGCCCGACGTGACGTCCCGCCCGCACCGCACCACCCCGCACCAGCACCACCTCGCACCACCCCCGCTGTAGCTGCCGACGAAGTCACCACATGCGAAGGGACCCCGAGATGACCCCCGACCCGATCCTCACCGGCCCAGGGCACAGCACGCTCTCCGTCGCCGCGATCCTCGCCGAGACCGCCCGCCGCCACCCGGACCGGGTCGCGTTCCACTTCGGTGACGACGCGCTGACCTACGGCCCGCTGTGGGACCGTACGCGCGCGTACGCCGGTGCCCTGCGGGACCGTGGCGTCGGGCCGGGCGACCGCGTCGCGATGCTCGTGCCGAACGTGCCCGACTTCGCGCGCGTCTACTACGCGGTCCTGTCGCTCGGCGCGGTCGTCGTGCCCGTGCACCTGCTGTTCAAGGCCCAGGAGATCGAGTACGTGCTGCGCGACAGCGGCGCGACGCTGCTCGTCGCCGCGGCCCCGATGCTCGGCGAGGCGCTGCCGGCCGCCGCGGCGGCCGGCGTCCCCGCTGTGACGGTCCTGGTACCCGACATGCACGCCGCTGCGGTCCCGGCCCCGCGCCTGGAGGACGAGGCCGACGCCGCGGAACCGGTCCACACGTACGCGTCGGTCAACCCGCTCGCGCCGGCCACGGTCCTGTACACGAGCGGCACGACGGGCCGACCCAAGGGCGCGGTCGCCTCGCACCTCACCCTGATCGAGCAGGTGCACGTCACGCTGCTCGACACCACGGACCTGCAGGCCGACGACGTCATCTTCGGCGGGCTGCCGTTCTTCCACACGTTCGGCCAGTCCGCCGTGCTCAACACCGCGTTCCGGCGCGGCGCCGCGATCGTGCTGCTGCCCCGGTTCGACCCCGACGAGGCGCTCGCGCTGCTCGTCAGGCACCGCGCGACGGTGTTCACCGCCGTCCCGACGATGTTCCTCGGCATGGTCCAGGCCGCCGCGCGCACGCCCGCCCGGCCCCCGCTCAAGTACGCGGTCTCGGGCGGCGCCGCGCTGCCGGTCGCGCTGCTGGAGGCGTTCGCGCAGGAGTTCGGTGCCGAGGTGCACGAGGGCTACGGCCTGACGGAGACGGCGCCGACCGTGTCGTTCAACTACGTCGGCGAGCCCATCCGCCCGGGCACCGTCGGCCGGCCGCTGTGGGGCGTCGACGTGGAGGTGGCGGACCCCGAGGTCGAGGGTCGGATCGTGCTGCTCGGCCCGGGCGAGCTCGGCGAGATCGTGGTGCGTGGCCACAACCTGTTCAAGGGCTACCTCGGCAACCCCGAGGCGACCGCTGCGGCCGTCGTCGACGGCTGGTTCCGGACCGGCGACCTCGGCACCGTCGACGCCGAGGGGATCGTGACGATCGTCGACCGCAAGAAGGACATGATCGTCCGCAACGGCTACAACGTGTACCCGAGCGAGGTCGAGGACGCGATGGTCCGCCACCCGGCCGTCGCGCAGGCCGCGGTGTTCGGCATCGCCGACGACGCGCACGGCCAGGAGGTCCACGCCGCCGTCGTCCTCATGCCCGGCCGCGCGGCGACCGCGCAGGAGGTCGTCGACTTCACGCGCGAGCTGATCGCCGCCTACAAGTACCCGCGCGTGGTCCACCTCGTGGAGACGCTGCCGCTCGGCGGCTCGGGCAAGGTGCTCAAGCGTGAGCTCGTCGCGCAGTACTCGACGGCGGCCGGGGAGCCCGTCGTGCGGTGACGGCGGCCAGCTCGCGGACGAGCGGCCCGGGTGCGACATCGCACCCGGGCCGTTGCGCGCCGGCGGTCCGAGCCGGTCAGGTCTGCGGGATCCCGTCGTTCTCCAGCGGGACCGCCTCGCCGTCGTACACGACGACGTCCCCGTCGCCGGTGTCGGTCGTGTACACCTCGCCGACGTAGTCCTGCACGCCGCCCTCGACGACCGTGATCCCGACGCCGCCGAACGCCCGGCGGCTGTCCGCCCCGAACCCCAGCGGGACGATCCCGTTGCCGACGACCTCGCCGGACTCCAGGGCCTCGACCAGGCTCTCGCGCGTGGGGTCCTCGCCCGCGCGCGCGAGCGTCTCGGCGAACGTGTACGCCACCGACATCCCGAACACGGTGTTCCCCGTGAATGGCGCTCCGTCGTTGTACTCGTCGTTGACCCTCCGGAACAGCTCCACCCACGGGTCGTCGGCGCTGAACGGGAGGTAGTTGGTGCTGACGAAGCCCTCGAGGAGCGCGGGCCCGACGTCCTCGCCGAGGTAGCCGACCAGCGTCGGGTAGTCGCCGCCCGACGACGAGGACAGCCACTGCGCGCGGTAGCCCATCTTCGCGGCGGTGCCGAGCGCGAGCGCCGTGAAGCCGTTGACGGTCGCGAGGAAGTTCACGGTGCACCCGGCGGCCTGCATCGCGCCGATCTGCGCGGTCACGTCCTGGTTGGACACCGAGTACGTCTGGGTGCTCGCGAGATCGTCGAGCACCGTCGTCAGGCCGACGGTGAAGTCGGTGCCGAAGTCGTCGTCCTGGCCGAGCACGCAGTAGACGGCGTCGTCGTACGTCTGCTGGGCGTGGTGGGCGAGCACCTTGCCCTCGGTGATGTAGTCCGCGTTGTAGCCGAACGTCCACGGGTAGGTCTCGGCCTGGTCCCAGCTCGGGCTGCCCGA contains:
- a CDS encoding long-chain-fatty-acid--CoA ligase — its product is MTPDPILTGPGHSTLSVAAILAETARRHPDRVAFHFGDDALTYGPLWDRTRAYAGALRDRGVGPGDRVAMLVPNVPDFARVYYAVLSLGAVVVPVHLLFKAQEIEYVLRDSGATLLVAAAPMLGEALPAAAAAGVPAVTVLVPDMHAAAVPAPRLEDEADAAEPVHTYASVNPLAPATVLYTSGTTGRPKGAVASHLTLIEQVHVTLLDTTDLQADDVIFGGLPFFHTFGQSAVLNTAFRRGAAIVLLPRFDPDEALALLVRHRATVFTAVPTMFLGMVQAAARTPARPPLKYAVSGGAALPVALLEAFAQEFGAEVHEGYGLTETAPTVSFNYVGEPIRPGTVGRPLWGVDVEVADPEVEGRIVLLGPGELGEIVVRGHNLFKGYLGNPEATAAAVVDGWFRTGDLGTVDAEGIVTIVDRKKDMIVRNGYNVYPSEVEDAMVRHPAVAQAAVFGIADDAHGQEVHAAVVLMPGRAATAQEVVDFTRELIAAYKYPRVVHLVETLPLGGSGKVLKRELVAQYSTAAGEPVVR
- a CDS encoding phosphotransferase family protein, giving the protein MTQPVPDAPPASAGTPQVPPTPGRQTDDGTTARALPGLDVARLDTWLRRTHPELATDEPLRATLFAGGRSNLTYRVDGARVPLVLRRPPLGHVQETAHDMAREYRVIRALGSTRVPVPATVDLVDDADGSAGTGTPFFVMERVGGEALRDPTQNGAWSPAELRALSLELAELLAELHTLDPASVGLGDLGRPDGYLGRQLDRWGRQYDGSRSRDLPALDALQERLREHVPATVRTGLVHGDYRLDNALVSRAGGVHVAAVLDWEMATLGDAAVDLGMLGLYWDIRRIAPPDGLTASAVDPAAGYPEFAELADAYAARSGSSVPELSWYRAFAAYKLAVILEGVHFRYRAGETVGEGFDAIGTLVLPLADEGLACLDGAS
- a CDS encoding ABC transporter substrate-binding protein, with the translated sequence MPQLRTSPTRRRPRRTAGPLVALVTIVPLAACSTPAASPGVDEETVTIGTHTPLTGPAAAGYSSISAAASAYFDYLNDNGGIHGRSIEYVVKDDAYNPATTQTVVRELVQEDEVLAVVNGLGTPTHSAVLDYLNENEVPDLFVASGSPSWDQAETYPWTFGYNADYITEGKVLAHHAQQTYDDAVYCVLGQDDDFGTDFTVGLTTVLDDLASTQTYSVSNQDVTAQIGAMQAAGCTVNFLATVNGFTALALGTAAKMGYRAQWLSSSSGGDYPTLVGYLGEDVGPALLEGFVSTNYLPFSADDPWVELFRRVNDEYNDGAPFTGNTVFGMSVAYTFAETLARAGEDPTRESLVEALESGEVVGNGIVPLGFGADSRRAFGGVGITVVEGGVQDYVGEVYTTDTGDGDVVVYDGEAVPLENDGIPQT
- a CDS encoding acyl-CoA dehydrogenase family protein; this encodes MDFAYDERTRDVCTRTRTFLDEHVLPAEPVLDAQVAATPDEWGPRPVVRELQEIARAQGLWNLFLPGPRGAGLTNLQYAPVAELLGRSPRLGPVATNCAAPDTGNAELLASFGTPEQQERWLDPLLAAQTRSAFCMTEPGAASSDATQIATRIRRDGDHLVVTGRKWWSTGAMNPDATLLVVMGATDPEAPRHRQQSIVLVPRDTPGVRVVRPLTVLGYDDRDHGGHAEIAFEDVRVPASALLGGEGDGFAIAQARLGPGRIHHCMRALGMAERALDLVRERAASRSPFGRPLAEQGVVREWAAESRIQVEALRLLVLKTAWLMDTVGNRAAMTEIQAIKIAVPRAVQQVVDRAIQVFGAAGLSEDQPLAAMYAAARSLRIADGPDEVHLSSLGKAELRPRPT